DNA from Alphaproteobacteria bacterium:
CTTGCCAAACATGAGCTCAGAACTAAAAAACGACAAGACAAAAGTTGATGGTTGCACATCTCAAGTATGGCTAACAGAGACCCAAAACTCAAGTAAAGAAAGCTTAGAATTTGTAGCAGATAGCGATTCTACAATAGTAAAAGGATTAGTTGCAATATTACTATTGATATACAATGGTAAATCTGCTAAAGAAGCAAAAGAGATAAACATCGAAGAAGTATTTACTAAACTAGGTCTTGAAGGTCATTTATCTGTAAACAGAAGAAATGGCTTTTTCTCAATGGTTAAAAGAATTAAAAACTCTATTTAGAAGCAGTTTTCCTAATAGATTTCTTTTTAGTAACCGCTTTCTTAACCTTTGAAACTGACTTTTTAGC
Protein-coding regions in this window:
- a CDS encoding SufE family protein, whose translation is MNLLDIENDFALLSDWEDRYAYIIDLGKGLPNMSSELKNDKTKVDGCTSQVWLTETQNSSKESLEFVADSDSTIVKGLVAILLLIYNGKSAKEAKEINIEEVFTKLGLEGHLSVNRRNGFFSMVKRIKNSI